From Streptomyces sp. NBC_00775, one genomic window encodes:
- a CDS encoding ABC transporter substrate-binding protein, which yields MRDVTDTPALHRRSFLKYTGALGAAAALSSSLAACSSGPESTNDTGGSGSGKNATLTAVIGYGNDGSWDPTQTASAFSMAANNHIYEGLLDTDPISREPYEALATAVPADLSGTSWKFTLRAGATFHDGKPVTADDVVFVYERILDPKTQTLAKGFFASWLKEVRKIDAQNVELVLKFPFPEGISRLTLAKIMPKHVFSQPGAWDDAIKGKAVGSGPYRQTAHHPKSNTTFEAFAAYNGPRKAAFKKMNWLTIVDAAPRVAKISGASAGAQIADNIPYANIQQLRKGGMSVQGGAGMNNLFLMFNTQHKPFDDVRVRQALHYAIDTGKMVEVALKGHGKPSSSFLNEGNPSYRPAKTVYTYDPEKAKKLLKEAGVKGLKIEILSVNVSWIVDCLPTIKASWDAIGVETTLSPQETTAVFTKMDQKQDYQVVAAASNPNQFGLDADLIMHYNYGPQNLWMGYARWAGNSVAKKLFKDMDLATQEPDADKKKTMIQDYIDVVAEQAVLYPVVHNELMTAWNPTRLTGIRAQPYPGINLLQAKWV from the coding sequence GTGCGCGACGTGACCGACACTCCGGCGCTGCACCGCCGGTCGTTCCTGAAGTACACCGGCGCCCTCGGTGCGGCCGCCGCCCTCTCCTCGTCGCTGGCCGCCTGCTCGTCGGGGCCGGAGTCCACGAATGACACCGGCGGCTCGGGCAGCGGCAAGAACGCCACGCTGACGGCTGTCATCGGCTACGGAAACGACGGCAGCTGGGATCCGACACAGACCGCGTCCGCCTTCTCCATGGCCGCCAACAACCACATCTACGAAGGTCTGCTCGACACGGACCCGATCTCCCGCGAGCCGTACGAAGCGCTGGCCACCGCCGTGCCGGCCGATCTCAGCGGCACGTCGTGGAAGTTCACCCTGCGGGCGGGCGCCACGTTCCACGACGGCAAGCCCGTCACCGCCGACGACGTGGTGTTCGTCTACGAGCGGATCCTCGACCCGAAGACACAGACCCTCGCCAAGGGCTTCTTCGCCAGCTGGCTGAAGGAGGTCAGGAAGATCGACGCGCAGAACGTCGAGCTGGTCCTCAAGTTCCCCTTCCCCGAGGGGATTTCGCGGCTCACCCTGGCGAAGATCATGCCGAAGCACGTCTTCTCCCAGCCGGGCGCCTGGGACGACGCGATCAAGGGCAAGGCGGTCGGCTCGGGGCCGTACCGGCAGACCGCGCACCACCCGAAGTCGAACACGACCTTCGAGGCGTTCGCCGCCTACAACGGCCCGCGCAAGGCGGCCTTCAAGAAGATGAACTGGCTGACCATAGTGGATGCCGCGCCCCGCGTCGCGAAGATCTCCGGTGCCAGCGCCGGCGCGCAGATCGCCGACAACATCCCGTACGCCAATATCCAGCAGCTCAGGAAGGGCGGCATGTCCGTCCAGGGCGGCGCGGGCATGAACAACCTCTTCCTGATGTTCAACACCCAGCACAAGCCGTTCGACGACGTACGGGTGCGGCAGGCGCTGCACTACGCCATCGACACCGGCAAGATGGTCGAGGTCGCCCTCAAGGGGCATGGAAAGCCGTCGTCCTCGTTCCTCAACGAGGGCAACCCGAGCTACCGGCCCGCGAAGACCGTCTACACGTACGACCCCGAGAAGGCGAAGAAGCTCCTGAAGGAGGCCGGGGTCAAGGGGCTGAAGATCGAGATCTTGTCGGTCAACGTCAGCTGGATCGTGGACTGTCTGCCGACCATCAAGGCGTCCTGGGACGCGATCGGCGTGGAGACCACGCTCTCCCCGCAGGAGACCACGGCCGTGTTCACCAAGATGGACCAGAAGCAGGACTACCAGGTCGTCGCGGCCGCCTCGAATCCCAATCAGTTCGGGCTGGATGCCGACCTGATCATGCACTACAACTACGGCCCCCAGAACCTCTGGATGGGTTACGCCCGCTGGGCCGGCAACTCCGTGGCGAAGAAGCTCTTCAAGGACATGGACCTGGCGACGCAGGAGCCGGACGCCGACAAGAAGAAGACGATGATCCAGGACTACATCGACGTCGTCGCCGAACAGGCCGTGCTCTACCCGGTCGTGCACAACGAACTGATGACGGCGTGGAACCCGACGAGGCTCACGGGGATAAGGGCACAGCCGTACCCCGGCATCAATCTGCTGCAAGCCAAGTGGGTCTAG
- a CDS encoding ABC transporter permease: MTTTTPMATLAPPAPRFTDLLAAEWIKLRSLRSTYWALGTGALAVIAFNANAARVDAADFPRFNGQMRDHIGQLALRDAFSDGSALMLILAVASVGAITIVGEYSTGLVRTTFAAVPDRRALMAAKVTLVTAVMTVYGALVAGASFASTQAILDTRDVGVPLSYPGALRVIAASALLAPVCALAGMALGAVIRHSATTMVATTAVLLLIPSFITDRYQWTAAVRHAQPINAWTRLADIAFGHDPFTLVPPHPATVTGAWITFAAWAAVSAVVAVVAVDRRDV, from the coding sequence ATGACGACCACGACACCCATGGCGACCCTCGCCCCGCCCGCTCCCCGCTTCACGGACCTCCTGGCCGCCGAGTGGATCAAGCTGCGATCCCTGCGCTCGACGTACTGGGCGCTCGGCACCGGCGCGCTGGCGGTCATCGCCTTCAACGCGAACGCGGCTCGGGTCGACGCGGCCGACTTCCCCAGGTTCAACGGCCAAATGCGGGACCACATCGGCCAGTTGGCCCTGCGCGACGCCTTCTCCGACGGATCGGCGTTGATGCTGATCCTCGCGGTGGCGAGCGTCGGCGCGATCACGATCGTCGGCGAGTACTCGACGGGCCTCGTCCGTACGACGTTCGCGGCGGTTCCGGACCGCCGCGCCCTGATGGCGGCGAAGGTGACCCTGGTGACCGCGGTCATGACGGTCTACGGCGCGCTCGTCGCGGGCGCCTCCTTCGCCTCGACCCAGGCCATCCTCGACACCCGCGACGTCGGTGTCCCGCTCTCCTACCCCGGCGCCCTCCGCGTCATCGCCGCCTCCGCGCTCCTCGCCCCGGTCTGCGCCCTCGCGGGCATGGCCCTGGGCGCCGTGATCCGGCACAGCGCGACGACGATGGTCGCCACCACCGCCGTACTCCTCCTGATCCCCAGCTTCATCACCGACCGCTACCAGTGGACGGCCGCGGTGCGGCACGCCCAGCCCATCAACGCCTGGACCCGCCTCGCCGACATCGCCTTCGGCCACGACCCCTTCACCCTGGTCCCGCCCCATCCGGCGACGGTCACGGGCGCCTGGATCACCTTCGCCGCATGGGCGGCGGTCTCGGCGGTCGTCGCCGTCGTGGCGGTGGACCGCCGGGACGTTTGA
- a CDS encoding FadR/GntR family transcriptional regulator encodes MRRMSEETGNRRRPERRVGGQIQREVMQLILDRKLQAGAPLPTETELMTDLGVSRNSVREALKALQALDIVEIRHGYGTYVGQASLTPLVDGLTFRTLAQPDDETGALAEILQVREVLEEGLIRRVAATLSEAELDGLESVVERMETAGREGRPFPELDREFHELLYASLGNALVPQLLGAFWTVFSRVAGVRGWTDDPAPEVTVRRHRDIVTALRARDVEGAQRAMADHFRGIEARAAQESRGVS; translated from the coding sequence ATGCGGCGCATGTCTGAGGAGACCGGGAACCGGCGTCGGCCCGAGCGCCGGGTGGGCGGCCAGATCCAGCGCGAGGTCATGCAGCTGATCCTCGACCGCAAGCTCCAGGCCGGTGCGCCGCTGCCCACCGAGACCGAGCTGATGACCGACCTCGGCGTGAGCCGCAACTCCGTCCGCGAGGCCCTCAAGGCCCTACAGGCACTCGACATAGTGGAGATCAGACACGGCTACGGCACCTACGTCGGCCAGGCCTCCCTGACCCCGCTCGTCGACGGTCTCACCTTCCGCACGCTCGCCCAACCGGACGACGAGACGGGTGCGCTGGCGGAGATACTGCAAGTCCGCGAGGTCCTGGAGGAGGGCCTGATCCGCCGGGTCGCCGCGACGCTCTCCGAGGCGGAACTCGACGGCCTCGAATCCGTCGTGGAGCGGATGGAGACGGCCGGCCGCGAAGGCCGCCCCTTCCCCGAACTCGACCGCGAATTCCACGAGCTGCTGTACGCGTCCCTCGGCAACGCCCTCGTCCCGCAGCTCCTCGGCGCCTTCTGGACCGTCTTCAGCCGCGTCGCCGGCGTACGCGGCTGGACCGACGACCCGGCCCCCGAGGTGACCGTCCGCCGCCACCGCGACATCGTCACGGCGCTGCGCGCCCGCGATGTCGAGGGCGCGCAGCGGGCGATGGCGGACCACTTCCGGGGGATCGAGGCACGGGCGGCACAGGAGTCGCGCGGGGTGAGCTGA
- a CDS encoding ABC transporter permease, with protein MVAIARILLRRVALLVPLMLGIVLFVFLVMRFSDVDPASAFFQGANPTPQQLHDFREQNGLLDPLPVRYFHFVGDLLHGDMGTSALTRGSVLDQVTTALPLTLQLTFLGLGIAVVLSLLGGVTAAIYRDRLPDQIIRVVSLTGVAAPGFWLALLMIQYLAVDQGWFPTGGYINPADSLSGWLKTMALPALALSLPVAAQLTRIVRTSVVEELDKDYVRTAIGSGLPPRVVVGRNVLRNALMNPLTVLGLRVGYLLGGAVVIETIFSLPGMGKLMIDAVKNGDPAVVQGVVLTTAIGFVVVNLVIDILYLLVNPRLRDAT; from the coding sequence GTGGTCGCCATCGCCAGGATCCTGCTGCGCCGCGTCGCGCTGCTCGTGCCGCTGATGCTCGGAATCGTCCTGTTCGTGTTCCTCGTGATGCGGTTCTCCGACGTCGACCCGGCGTCGGCGTTCTTCCAGGGCGCCAATCCGACCCCGCAGCAGCTGCACGACTTCCGGGAGCAGAACGGGCTGCTCGACCCGCTGCCGGTGCGCTACTTCCACTTCGTGGGGGACCTGCTCCACGGTGACATGGGCACCAGCGCGCTCACCCGGGGGTCGGTCCTCGACCAGGTCACCACCGCGCTGCCGCTCACGCTCCAGCTCACCTTCCTGGGGCTCGGCATCGCGGTGGTGCTCTCGCTGCTCGGCGGGGTCACCGCGGCGATCTACCGCGACCGGCTGCCCGACCAGATCATCCGCGTCGTCTCGCTCACGGGGGTGGCGGCGCCCGGTTTCTGGCTGGCGCTGCTGATGATCCAGTATCTGGCCGTCGACCAGGGCTGGTTCCCGACCGGCGGCTACATCAACCCGGCCGACTCGCTGAGCGGCTGGCTGAAGACGATGGCCCTGCCCGCGCTCGCGCTCTCCCTGCCGGTCGCCGCGCAGCTCACCCGGATCGTGCGGACCTCCGTGGTCGAGGAGCTGGACAAGGACTACGTACGCACGGCGATCGGCAGCGGGCTGCCGCCCCGCGTGGTCGTCGGCCGCAACGTCCTGCGCAACGCCCTGATGAACCCGCTCACCGTGCTGGGGCTGCGCGTCGGGTATCTGCTCGGCGGGGCGGTCGTCATCGAGACGATCTTCTCGCTCCCCGGGATGGGGAAGCTGATGATCGACGCCGTGAAGAACGGCGACCCTGCGGTCGTGCAGGGCGTCGTGCTGACCACGGCCATCGGATTCGTGGTCGTGAACCTCGTCATCGACATCCTGTATCTGCTGGTCAACCCGCGACTGAGGGATGCGACCTGA
- a CDS encoding protein-tyrosine phosphatase family protein gives MTETWDPNGAGVFRLPSGRLVRGRALRRPLPSDGPAPTYAVYLLGKPPSQVPWEYHWLRWPDFRLPADRGEARAVLAEAWKRAPADRVELACGGGRGRTGTALACLAVLDGVPPGEAVDFVRRHYDRHAVETPWQRRYVRRFTADE, from the coding sequence GTGACCGAGACCTGGGATCCGAACGGCGCGGGTGTGTTCCGTCTGCCCTCCGGGCGGCTGGTGCGTGGGCGCGCCCTGCGCCGGCCGCTTCCGAGTGACGGTCCGGCGCCGACGTACGCCGTGTACCTGCTCGGCAAGCCGCCGTCCCAAGTCCCGTGGGAATACCACTGGCTGCGCTGGCCGGACTTCAGGCTGCCCGCCGACCGGGGCGAGGCCCGCGCGGTCCTCGCCGAGGCATGGAAGCGGGCGCCCGCCGACCGCGTCGAGCTCGCCTGCGGCGGAGGCCGGGGACGCACCGGCACGGCCCTGGCCTGCCTCGCCGTCCTCGACGGAGTACCGCCGGGGGAGGCGGTGGACTTCGTACGCCGCCACTACGACCGGCACGCGGTGGAGACGCCGTGGCAGCGGAGATACGTCCGCCGCTTCACCGCCGACGAGTGA
- a CDS encoding ATP-binding cassette domain-containing protein: MIEVNELTKRYGPTTAVRNLSFSVRPGHVTGFLGPNGAGKTTTLRMLLGLIAPTGGTATLDGRPFRDLPRGLRHVGALLDAGDVHGGRSARAHLAALARSNRIPYGRVDEVLEEVGLTGAAARRRVDGFSLGMKQRLGIATALLGDPPVLMFDEPLNGLDPEGVLWVRGLFRRLAAEGRTVFVSSHLMSEMENTADQLIVIGRGELIAAESVTAFAARGTRLTVTVRTPDTDRLAAVLSAEGAAVAPYDDRTLKVTALSAARIGELAFQHRVLLEELTPQAASLEAAFMELTADSAEFLAGDAR, translated from the coding sequence GTCACCGGGTTCCTCGGCCCGAACGGCGCGGGCAAGACGACGACCCTGCGCATGCTCCTCGGCCTGATCGCCCCGACCGGCGGAACCGCCACCCTCGACGGCCGCCCCTTCCGGGACCTGCCGCGCGGGCTGCGCCATGTCGGCGCACTGCTCGACGCGGGTGATGTGCACGGCGGCCGCAGCGCGCGGGCCCATCTGGCGGCCCTCGCCCGCAGCAACCGGATCCCGTACGGCCGGGTGGACGAGGTGCTGGAGGAGGTCGGGCTGACGGGTGCGGCGGCCCGACGTCGTGTCGACGGCTTCTCCCTCGGAATGAAGCAACGCCTCGGTATCGCGACGGCGTTGCTCGGCGACCCGCCGGTCCTGATGTTCGATGAACCGCTCAACGGTCTCGACCCGGAAGGTGTGTTGTGGGTACGCGGGCTGTTCCGGCGACTCGCCGCCGAGGGCCGTACGGTCTTCGTCTCCAGCCACCTGATGTCCGAAATGGAGAACACCGCCGACCAGTTGATCGTCATCGGACGGGGTGAACTGATCGCCGCGGAGAGCGTGACCGCGTTCGCGGCGCGCGGCACGCGGCTCACCGTGACCGTACGCACGCCGGACACCGACCGGCTGGCGGCCGTGCTGTCCGCCGAGGGCGCCGCCGTGGCGCCGTACGACGACCGCACCCTGAAGGTGACGGCGCTGAGCGCCGCGCGCATCGGCGAACTCGCCTTCCAGCACCGCGTCCTGCTCGAAGAACTGACCCCGCAGGCGGCCTCGCTGGAGGCGGCCTTCATGGAACTGACCGCCGACAGCGCCGAATTCCTCGCCGGAGACGCCCGATGA
- a CDS encoding tetratricopeptide repeat protein, which yields MSDDQERDTTLARAIGLRERGSAAEARPLLLTLSDRHPADTEIAYQTAWVHDVLGLEAEAVPFYERALAGEGLSAEDRHGAFLGLGSTYRVLGRHEEAVTCLRRGLEEFPGDPALRSFLAMALYNVGESREAVRTLLEVVAATSADTRVQRYRRAIEHYAGDLDAVEGY from the coding sequence ATGAGCGACGATCAAGAACGGGATACGACGCTGGCGCGGGCGATCGGGCTACGCGAGCGCGGCTCGGCGGCCGAGGCCCGTCCACTGCTGCTGACCCTGTCCGACCGGCATCCGGCGGACACCGAGATCGCGTACCAGACCGCCTGGGTCCACGACGTCCTCGGCCTGGAGGCGGAGGCGGTCCCGTTCTATGAACGAGCCCTGGCAGGAGAGGGGTTGTCGGCCGAGGATCGCCACGGCGCGTTTCTGGGCCTGGGTAGCACTTACCGCGTCCTGGGGCGCCACGAAGAGGCGGTGACGTGTCTGCGCCGCGGCCTGGAGGAGTTCCCCGGGGACCCGGCCCTGCGGTCGTTCCTGGCCATGGCCCTGTACAACGTCGGGGAGTCCCGAGAAGCCGTACGGACCCTGCTGGAGGTCGTGGCAGCCACCAGCGCCGACACCCGCGTACAGAGGTATCGGCGGGCGATCGAGCACTACGCGGGGGATCTGGACGCGGTGGAGGGCTACTAG